The genomic region AATAAACGTATTTCTCTATATTTTAAACTTATCTAACACTTTAATAAGACAATAAATGCTCATTTATAACATCATCTTCTCAGCCTTTCTAACATTTATTAATATATTATAAATAATATTTGTACAGAGTTCTGTAAGCTTATTGTTGGTGGAATACATAACTCTTAGTATGGGAAAGGAAGGTTTAAATATTCGGATGCTAATCCAATTTATGAAGATTGCGGAAATTTTGTGTTAAGTGAAATACCAAGCCCGCAAAATTAAAAATCAGGAGAAATGAAAATTATGCATAAGAAAAGTATTGGTCACTTAATTGGTCACATAGTATATCTTGCTTTATATGGAGTATTAATAATATCTACCGTTTTTCTTTACAATTCTGCTAATTTAGCAAAATTACTATATGCAGGATGGATAGTCTTAACACTTGGAATTATTTTTCTGTTGTGGTCAAGCAAATCACGAAAGGAAAGGCGTGTAGAAGAGGATATTAGTAGGGAAACTCTTGTTGAAAGCGGCATGTATGCTTTTGTTCGCCATCCTGAATTCTTGGGGCATATATTGATAATTTTTGCGCTGATTATTATTTCACAACACTGGATCAGCTTGATTGTTGGCGCAATCTTAATTATATTACTGTGTCTTGCCATAATAGAAGAAGAAAAGAGAAACATAGAAAAGTTTGGCAAGGCATACAAGGATTATATGAAGAGAGTTCCAAGAATAAATTTAATAGCTGGAATTATTAAGCAAATACATAGCAAGAGAGAAAATAAAGATGGTGATGAAAGTTTAAAATGAGCGGGCTTGGACACTCTGCGGTGCTTCGCACCTTGCCCTTCGAGTTACTTAACAACGGATAAAAGGCTTCGCTACGCTTTGCCCAAATTGTCTACGACACTTCGTTTATCCGCAAAATATTATATCAACAATAAGTTTACAGAACCTTGTACAGTAAATAAAAATATGTATATTTATCATTAAATTTGGGGAGAATATGAGTACCAGAGAAATATGTATTATCCTTCTAGTATTTCTTTTCTTACCATGGTTTATACTATATTTAGTCAGCCACCACCTCCATCACTAACCCTCTAAAATATATTTTATTTTTAAAATTATGATAATGAAAATATAACAATATTAGAGAAAATAATGGGTTATAGATAATCATATTAAATTTTATTAATAGTAGCTTAGATAAAATTGAATTTACTGATGAAGTGATTCAGATACTCCTTTCTTTCCTCTAAACTATATCTTGTTTCTCCCGGAACTTCCAGGTTTAGAGGCTTACTGAATTTAATCTCTTTAAATGCCTTAAAAACTTTTTTCCAATCAATAATACCCTTTCCGGGAAATAGATGTTGATCACTTAAACCATCATTATCACTTACATGTGTAGCCAACAAGTATCCATTAGACTCATATATAGATTCATCAACCCTACCAGTATATACCTCAATATTTGCATGACCAGTATCCAAGCATATACCTAGACTATCAGAACCCACTTTTATAATAGTCTCAACAATATTACTAATCCTAGAATAAAAATTATGTAAATAGCCATAGTTTTCAACAGCAATCTTAACACCATATTCTGCAGCAATCTTAGATAATCTTCTAAAA from Candidatus Desulfofervidus auxilii harbors:
- a CDS encoding isoprenylcysteine carboxylmethyltransferase family protein, with protein sequence MHKKSIGHLIGHIVYLALYGVLIISTVFLYNSANLAKLLYAGWIVLTLGIIFLLWSSKSRKERRVEEDISRETLVESGMYAFVRHPEFLGHILIIFALIIISQHWISLIVGAILIILLCLAIIEEEKRNIEKFGKAYKDYMKRVPRINLIAGIIKQIHSKRENKDGDESLK
- a CDS encoding sugar phosphate isomerase/epimerase; this encodes MDWSVWTSYFYDLPLSRALMEFHSLGFNFLELSAEHMSELVYNVFGEEFSDLKSIERLNNIRSKITDIGMENIRDLMNNLDIEFIDVHGPFDVSDLFPKSFVNWIDRAVRKLVKWFNICGELNIPVIVLHPIENVGLEVNVEYFRRLSKIAAEYGVKIAVENYGYLHNFYSRISNIVETIIKVGSDSLGICLDTGHANIEVYTGRVDESIYESNGYLLATHVSDNDGLSDQHLFPGKGIIDWKKVFKAFKEIKFSKPLNLEVPGETRYSLEERKEYLNHFISKFNFI